From the Acidobacteriota bacterium genome, one window contains:
- a CDS encoding response regulator, which produces MTSDPMDYGRPNIRIFTDKEGLPQNAITSLVFDREGYLWAGTKDGVARYDGRSWMVVNLPKELKTNWIHCLMAASDGSLWVGTHEGLAHLDRGQWRCFTKTDGLPDNEIRCVKEISNGQGRWDLWVGTWRGLARWTGQRWQAEIPFSANPRAEISSLLERTAPDGHREIWVGCPRAGIARWRDGVWTVYDQHHGLPSEGVTCLLETTALDGQPRLVAGTFTSDLLVFNESNWKSLAGTPLSIGGGAHCLLETQSPAGEPVLWVGNAGGLKCLVEKRWLHWGERQGVPDLLIWCLAQMPGPNGTVSVWAGTAGLGILQWQLGTWMRFDKASGLPENSTYSLLVTQQKTGADMVWLGSNTKGFSRLNPDGTWTYFNETNWALDAGIRSFCETRDPDGRSVLWVGTDHLKLCRFKDGQWTVFPVLGESQSVSIWCINSTRAPDGTPALWLGTEEGLFGLQNGVIVPTKPAWKLPDKNIHAILETASPHGTVLWAGTRQGLVRIAQGQITDIFDARSGLPGNQVLSLHEYRTLTGERSLWVGTNLGVARLSLDSPTPKWSYLSTTSTPALPNNTIYRIEEDAQHRLYLCTNKGVARLTPRTPTADDESEFHIYTYTTDDGLPSNECNTGASTVDHRGRIWVGTIAGVAVLDPAREVTNQIQKPLLIQRAMLPDQGRALTEGEVLAYDENHIQFEFALLSFFREDEIRYRTQIEELDPNPSAWTREFSRDYISLPPGSYRFKVWGRDVFGNVSGPVGMSFTIRRAPWLTWWAFLGYTLTLIFGGYGIFRYRLRTLRRRNELLQAKIAERTSQLAQTVEELRDSEHRALEANRAKSVFLANMSHELRTPLNAILGFVQLMDRDTSLPAIHRESLGIISRSGQHLLGLINDVLSIAKIEAGKITLVETTFDLSQLLRSVRDMIQIRAEAKELTLNFVLAPNLPTIVSGDEGKLRQVLVNLLGNAVKFTSQGSITLTATWKSYGDQSGQLHFEIRDTGCGISESDCVRLFEAFVQTESGRKMQEGTGLGLVISRDFVRLMGGDIRVSSTLGQGTTFQFDVRLQVATQAEAKEVHREVIGLVPNQSAWRILVADDTEENRLLLTRLLQSVGFQVRESSDGAEAVALAASWKPDLIWMDMRMPVMDGLEATQHIRAQNPGENHSWKPVIIALTASAFDHEQERFLREGCDDYVPKPFEVPVIFEKMARYLGVKYVYEESELPVSVSADSVLTPDRLQIFSPDAVQSLTTALLAGDTELAMSLIEKVRQQDTSLADELAGLVRSYRFDEILDWLEKGEK; this is translated from the coding sequence GTGACCAGTGACCCAATGGATTATGGGCGGCCAAATATCCGTATCTTCACCGATAAAGAGGGTTTGCCGCAAAATGCCATCACCTCCCTTGTTTTTGACCGCGAAGGGTATTTGTGGGCTGGTACCAAGGACGGGGTGGCCCGCTATGATGGTCGGTCATGGATGGTGGTCAATCTCCCGAAAGAATTAAAAACCAACTGGATTCATTGTCTGATGGCGGCATCGGACGGCAGTCTCTGGGTCGGCACCCATGAAGGACTGGCACACCTTGATCGGGGACAGTGGCGGTGCTTTACCAAAACTGATGGTTTGCCGGACAACGAGATTCGCTGTGTAAAAGAAATCAGTAACGGGCAGGGTAGGTGGGATCTGTGGGTGGGGACCTGGCGTGGGCTGGCCCGGTGGACTGGCCAGCGGTGGCAAGCCGAAATTCCTTTTTCCGCCAATCCCAGGGCTGAAATTTCCAGCCTGCTGGAACGAACGGCGCCGGATGGCCACCGGGAAATTTGGGTTGGTTGCCCCAGGGCTGGCATTGCCCGGTGGCGGGATGGTGTCTGGACCGTTTATGACCAGCACCATGGGCTTCCTTCCGAAGGGGTGACCTGTCTGCTTGAAACCACCGCCCTCGACGGTCAGCCCCGACTGGTTGCCGGGACCTTTACGAGTGACCTGCTGGTCTTTAACGAAAGCAACTGGAAGTCGCTGGCTGGAACGCCACTGAGCATCGGTGGCGGAGCCCATTGCCTCCTCGAAACCCAATCCCCGGCAGGAGAACCGGTCCTCTGGGTGGGGAACGCCGGGGGATTGAAGTGTCTGGTGGAGAAACGTTGGCTTCACTGGGGGGAGCGGCAGGGGGTTCCAGATCTCCTCATCTGGTGTCTGGCCCAGATGCCGGGACCGAATGGAACGGTTTCGGTTTGGGCAGGGACTGCGGGTCTGGGGATTCTTCAATGGCAACTCGGCACCTGGATGCGGTTCGATAAAGCCAGTGGACTGCCGGAAAATTCGACCTACAGTCTGCTGGTTACCCAACAGAAAACAGGGGCGGATATGGTTTGGCTGGGGTCCAACACAAAAGGCTTTTCCCGTCTGAACCCCGATGGCACCTGGACCTATTTCAATGAAACCAATTGGGCGCTGGATGCCGGGATTCGCTCGTTTTGCGAAACTCGGGACCCGGATGGCCGGTCCGTACTTTGGGTTGGAACGGACCATTTAAAGCTCTGCCGGTTTAAGGATGGGCAATGGACGGTATTTCCCGTGCTGGGAGAGAGTCAGTCGGTGTCAATCTGGTGCATCAACTCGACCCGGGCGCCGGATGGCACGCCGGCCTTGTGGTTGGGAACTGAGGAAGGTCTTTTTGGCTTGCAAAACGGGGTGATTGTTCCGACCAAACCAGCCTGGAAGCTGCCCGACAAGAACATCCATGCCATTTTGGAGACTGCTTCTCCGCACGGAACGGTTCTGTGGGCAGGGACCAGACAAGGACTCGTCCGGATTGCCCAGGGGCAGATTACCGATATTTTTGATGCCCGGTCCGGATTGCCGGGGAACCAGGTGCTTTCATTGCACGAGTACCGGACCCTGACCGGTGAGCGCAGTCTCTGGGTTGGCACCAATCTGGGCGTGGCCCGGTTGTCGCTTGATTCACCAACCCCGAAATGGTCATATCTTTCCACCACATCCACTCCGGCACTGCCCAATAACACCATTTACCGGATTGAGGAAGATGCACAACATCGGCTGTATTTATGTACCAACAAAGGGGTTGCACGATTAACCCCACGTACGCCGACTGCTGACGACGAGTCTGAATTTCACATCTATACCTACACCACCGATGACGGTCTTCCCAGCAATGAATGCAACACCGGGGCGTCAACCGTTGACCATCGCGGCAGGATTTGGGTTGGGACAATTGCTGGGGTGGCGGTTTTAGACCCGGCCAGAGAAGTGACCAATCAGATCCAAAAACCCTTGTTGATCCAGCGGGCAATGTTGCCTGATCAGGGGCGGGCGCTCACGGAAGGTGAGGTGCTGGCTTATGACGAGAACCATATTCAGTTTGAGTTCGCCCTCCTGAGCTTTTTTCGGGAAGACGAAATCCGATATCGCACCCAGATTGAAGAACTTGATCCAAATCCTTCGGCCTGGACCAGGGAATTTAGTCGTGACTACATCAGCCTCCCGCCAGGCAGTTACCGGTTCAAAGTTTGGGGGCGTGATGTATTTGGCAATGTCTCTGGCCCAGTGGGGATGTCGTTTACCATCCGTCGGGCGCCGTGGCTTACGTGGTGGGCGTTTCTTGGGTATACCCTGACCCTGATTTTCGGGGGCTATGGGATATTCCGGTATCGGTTGCGAACGCTCCGGCGTCGCAATGAACTCCTTCAAGCCAAGATTGCCGAACGAACCAGCCAGCTTGCGCAAACGGTCGAGGAGTTGCGCGATTCTGAGCACCGTGCCCTTGAAGCCAATCGTGCCAAAAGCGTTTTTCTGGCCAATATGAGCCACGAATTGCGCACCCCGCTCAATGCGATTCTTGGATTTGTTCAGTTGATGGATCGTGACACAAGTTTGCCGGCCATTCATCGGGAATCACTCGGGATTATCTCCCGGAGTGGTCAACACTTGCTGGGTCTCATCAATGATGTGCTCTCGATTGCCAAGATTGAAGCCGGGAAAATCACCCTGGTTGAAACAACATTTGACCTGTCCCAACTTTTGCGGTCAGTCCGCGACATGATCCAAATTCGGGCTGAAGCCAAAGAACTGACCTTGAACTTTGTGCTTGCCCCCAACCTTCCGACGATTGTTTCTGGAGATGAAGGAAAACTCCGACAAGTATTGGTCAACCTGCTTGGCAACGCGGTGAAATTTACCAGTCAGGGTTCGATCACGCTGACTGCCACCTGGAAAAGTTATGGCGACCAGTCGGGGCAACTCCACTTTGAAATTCGTGATACCGGCTGTGGCATTTCAGAGTCAGATTGTGTCCGGCTGTTTGAAGCGTTTGTCCAAACCGAGAGTGGTCGCAAAATGCAGGAGGGAACTGGATTGGGGCTGGTCATCAGCCGTGATTTTGTGCGCCTGATGGGTGGTGACATTCGGGTTTCAAGTACCCTCGGCCAGGGGACCACCTTCCAATTTGACGTGAGGCTTCAGGTCGCCACCCAGGCCGAAGCAAAAGAAGTGCATCGGGAAGTCATTGGACTGGTACCGAATCAATCCGCGTGGCGAATCCTGGTGGCGGACGATACGGAAGAGAACCGGTTACTCCTCACGCGGTTGCTCCAATCAGTTGGCTTTCAGGTTCGGGAGTCTTCGGACGGCGCCGAAGCCGTGGCGCTGGCTGCCTCGTGGAAACCTGATTTGATTTGGATGGATATGCGAATGCCGGTGATGGATGGGTTGGAAGCGACCCAGCACATCCGCGCTCAGAATCCAGGCGAAAATCACTCGTGGAAGCCAGTGATTATTGCTCTCACCGCATCAGCCTTTGACCATGAACAGGAACGGTTTTTACGTGAAGGATGTGATGACTATGTCCCCAAACCGTTTGAGGTTCCGGTTATTTTTGAGAAGATGGCCAGGTATTTGGGCGTGAAATATGTCTATGAAGAAAGTGAGTTGCCAGTGTCAGTTTCGGCTGATTCAGTACTCACTCCTGACCGGTTGCAAATTTTCTCTCCGGATGCGGTTCAATCATTAACCACTGCACTGCTGGCCGGAGATACGGAACTGGCGATGAGCCTGATTGAAAAGGTACGCCAGCAGGACACGTCACTGGCCGATGAACTGGCAGGTCTGGTTCGGAGCTATCGCTTTGATGAAATTTTGGATTGGCTGGAAAAGGGGGAGAAATAG